In Streptomyces sp. NBC_01426, one genomic interval encodes:
- a CDS encoding NADPH-dependent F420 reductase — translation MRTGVIGTGRIGSTLARILVAAGHEVLLANARGPRSLDALVAELGPTASAAHPAEVAARAEVTVLMVPFDAVRGLLPQDAVRDTLLVDATNAFGGPGTPRDPAVRGSSELVAAWYPGARIVKSLNTMHFETLAVAGTAGGERLAHFTAGDDDKAKGIVAGIITDLGFVPVDTGPLHSGGILQQPGGPLFDKPLTEAQALAWI, via the coding sequence ATGAGGACAGGCGTCATCGGCACCGGGCGGATCGGTTCGACCCTGGCCCGGATCCTCGTGGCCGCGGGCCACGAGGTCCTGCTGGCCAACGCGCGCGGACCGCGCTCGCTCGACGCCCTGGTGGCCGAACTCGGCCCGACGGCCTCGGCCGCGCACCCCGCCGAGGTGGCCGCCCGGGCCGAGGTCACCGTGCTGATGGTCCCCTTCGACGCCGTCCGCGGGCTGCTGCCCCAGGACGCCGTCCGGGACACCCTGCTCGTGGACGCCACCAACGCCTTCGGCGGCCCGGGCACCCCCCGCGACCCGGCCGTCCGGGGATCCAGCGAACTCGTCGCCGCGTGGTATCCCGGCGCCCGGATCGTGAAATCCCTCAACACCATGCATTTCGAGACCCTCGCCGTCGCCGGCACTGCGGGAGGCGAGCGTCTGGCCCATTTCACCGCAGGCGACGACGACAAAGCGAAAGGAATCGTCGCGGGAATCATCACGGATCTCGGATTCGTGCCCGTGGACACCGGCCCGCTCCATTCCGGAGGAATTCTCCAACAACCCGGCGGGCCCCTCTTCGACAAGCCGCTCACGGAAGCGCAGGCGCTCGCATGGATCTGA
- a CDS encoding (2Fe-2S)-binding protein, with product MDLTLNVNGRPREFTAEPNELLVERLRDGLGLTGTKVGCDTGQCGSCVVRLDGRSAKSCLVLTVAAAGREVTTIEGVATPGGELTGLQEALRQEHGTQCGFCTPGMVMALGELVENTADGDAPTEPEIREWLTGNLCRCTGYHSVVRGVQRACAAARAEAPGTDAVGDAMADAVTAASGQEG from the coding sequence ATGGATCTGACACTGAATGTGAACGGAAGACCCAGGGAATTCACCGCCGAACCCAACGAACTCCTCGTGGAACGGCTCCGCGACGGCCTCGGACTGACCGGGACCAAGGTCGGCTGCGACACCGGACAGTGCGGCTCGTGCGTCGTGCGACTCGACGGCAGGTCCGCGAAGAGCTGCCTGGTCCTCACCGTCGCCGCTGCCGGCCGCGAGGTGACCACCATCGAGGGCGTCGCCACCCCGGGCGGCGAACTGACCGGCCTCCAGGAAGCCCTGCGGCAGGAGCACGGCACCCAGTGCGGCTTCTGCACGCCCGGCATGGTCATGGCCCTGGGCGAACTCGTGGAGAACACGGCGGACGGCGACGCCCCCACCGAACCCGAGATCCGCGAATGGCTCACCGGGAACCTGTGCCGCTGCACCGGCTACCACAGCGTCGTGCGCGGGGTGCAGCGCGCCTGCGCCGCCGCCCGGGCCGAGGCCCCCGGGACGGACGCCGTCGGCGACGCCATGGCCGACGCCGTGACCGCCGCGTCCGGACAGGAGGGTTGA
- a CDS encoding xanthine dehydrogenase family protein molybdopterin-binding subunit, whose translation MTAATGESVLQGQGVLGRPLDSREDPRLLRGEAKYVADIDLPGTAHMAILGSPVAHARILSIDTKAAEQLPGVLKVATAADFTDVMPLPCIWIPGGVESHFPPHPYGLPGARPVLTGDAVRHVGDPIAAVVAETPRQAAAALAAIEVEYEPLPVVTRADEALREGAPQLHEAVPGNLNAYWTCGDKDRTDAAIAEAEVTVELDLVNQRTINSPIEPRGAVGDYDPATGEYTLYATTQGPHNHRFLLSALVLGIPFNKLRVVAPTVGGSFGTKGYLYPDMPLVLLLSKALGRPVKWVDTRTGLMNSTVQGRDHRQHVTLAGTRDGRITAVRATSHANLGAYPSTIGPGVATALMGRSISGMYDIDAAFCEVYAAFTNTVPLGAQRGSGRAEAAFLMERLVDRYASEIGMDPAAVRRKNLVPKEKFPYDNGLGWTYDSGDYQLNFDRAIELSGYADMPARKTEARARGKRLGVGIASYVAICGVGPSTRMSKEGMLGGTWESANIRVHPTGEVTVTVGSASTGQSHGTVFAQVAADELGIDPDTVQVYEGDTLKAPYGQGTYGSRSYSMAAPAIALTARKIKGKLVKAGAVFLGIPEEKVVYAGGKVYEEGNEENAKTFAELAMAMWYGWGLPPEIEPALDETTHFDPPDFNYPFGTHVAVVEIDELTGDTEVVAYTAVDDAGNIGNPKVALGQIEGSIVHGLGQALMEHAEYDENGLLLSSDLGHYALPRAFDAPFFALDKTTTPSPHNPLGAKGAGEIATVPPAAAVVNAVVDALSDLGVIHIDMPVTPEKVWRRLRGEAQ comes from the coding sequence ATGACCGCAGCGACGGGGGAGAGCGTCCTTCAGGGACAGGGAGTGCTGGGAAGACCGCTGGACAGCCGCGAGGACCCGCGCCTCCTGCGCGGCGAGGCGAAGTACGTGGCCGACATCGACCTGCCCGGCACGGCCCACATGGCCATCCTCGGCAGTCCGGTGGCCCACGCGCGGATCCTCTCGATCGACACCAAGGCCGCGGAGCAGCTCCCGGGCGTCCTGAAGGTGGCCACGGCCGCCGACTTCACCGACGTGATGCCGCTGCCCTGCATCTGGATACCCGGCGGGGTGGAGAGCCACTTCCCGCCCCACCCCTACGGACTTCCCGGCGCCCGCCCGGTACTGACCGGCGACGCCGTCCGGCACGTCGGCGACCCGATCGCCGCCGTCGTCGCCGAGACCCCGCGCCAGGCCGCCGCCGCACTGGCCGCGATCGAGGTGGAGTACGAGCCGCTGCCCGTGGTCACCCGGGCCGACGAGGCCCTCCGGGAGGGCGCGCCCCAACTGCACGAGGCCGTCCCCGGGAACCTGAACGCGTACTGGACCTGCGGCGACAAGGACCGCACCGACGCGGCCATCGCCGAGGCCGAGGTCACCGTCGAACTGGACCTGGTCAACCAGCGCACCATCAACAGCCCCATCGAGCCCCGCGGCGCGGTCGGCGACTACGACCCCGCCACCGGCGAGTACACCCTGTACGCCACGACCCAGGGCCCGCACAACCACCGCTTCCTGCTCTCCGCACTGGTCCTCGGCATCCCGTTCAACAAGCTCCGCGTCGTCGCCCCGACCGTCGGCGGCAGCTTCGGCACCAAGGGCTACCTGTACCCCGACATGCCGCTCGTCCTGCTGCTGTCCAAGGCGCTGGGCCGGCCCGTGAAGTGGGTGGACACCCGCACCGGGCTGATGAACTCCACCGTCCAGGGCCGCGACCACCGCCAGCACGTGACCCTCGCCGGCACCCGCGACGGCCGGATCACCGCCGTACGGGCCACCAGCCACGCCAACCTCGGCGCGTACCCCTCCACCATCGGCCCCGGCGTCGCCACCGCCCTGATGGGCCGCTCCATCAGCGGCATGTACGACATCGACGCGGCCTTCTGCGAGGTCTACGCGGCCTTCACCAACACCGTCCCGCTCGGCGCCCAACGCGGCAGCGGGCGCGCCGAGGCGGCCTTCCTGATGGAACGCCTCGTCGACCGGTACGCCTCCGAGATCGGCATGGACCCGGCGGCCGTCCGCCGCAAGAACCTGGTGCCGAAGGAGAAGTTCCCGTACGACAACGGGCTCGGCTGGACCTACGACTCCGGGGATTACCAGCTGAACTTCGACCGGGCCATCGAACTGTCGGGCTACGCCGACATGCCCGCCCGCAAGACCGAGGCCCGCGCCCGCGGCAAGCGCCTCGGCGTCGGCATCGCCTCGTACGTCGCGATCTGCGGGGTCGGGCCGTCCACCCGGATGTCCAAGGAGGGCATGCTCGGCGGCACCTGGGAGAGCGCGAACATCCGCGTCCACCCGACCGGCGAGGTCACCGTCACCGTCGGCTCCGCCTCCACCGGCCAGAGCCACGGCACCGTCTTCGCGCAGGTCGCCGCCGACGAACTCGGCATCGACCCGGACACCGTCCAGGTCTACGAGGGGGACACCCTCAAGGCGCCCTACGGGCAGGGAACCTACGGATCCCGCTCCTACAGCATGGCCGCGCCCGCCATCGCGCTCACCGCCCGGAAGATCAAGGGCAAGCTGGTCAAGGCCGGCGCGGTCTTCCTCGGGATCCCGGAGGAGAAGGTCGTCTACGCCGGCGGCAAGGTGTACGAAGAGGGCAACGAGGAGAACGCCAAGACCTTCGCCGAACTGGCGATGGCCATGTGGTACGGCTGGGGACTGCCCCCGGAGATCGAGCCGGCCCTCGACGAGACCACCCACTTCGACCCGCCGGACTTCAACTACCCCTTCGGCACGCACGTCGCCGTCGTCGAGATCGACGAACTGACCGGCGACACCGAGGTCGTGGCCTACACCGCCGTCGACGACGCCGGCAACATCGGGAACCCGAAGGTGGCGCTCGGCCAGATCGAGGGCAGCATCGTGCACGGCCTCGGCCAGGCCCTGATGGAACACGCCGAATACGACGAGAACGGCCTGCTCCTCAGCTCCGACCTGGGCCACTACGCCCTGCCGAGGGCCTTCGACGCGCCGTTCTTCGCCCTCGACAAGACCACCACCCCGTCCCCGCACAACCCGCTCGGCGCCAAGGGGGCCGGCGAGATCGCCACCGTCCCGCCCGCCGCGGCCGTGGTCAACGCCGTCGTCGACGCGCTGTCCGACCTGGGCGTGATCCACATCGACATGCCCGTCACCCCCGAGAAGGTCTGGCGCCGCCTGAGAGGGGAAGCCCAGTGA
- a CDS encoding FAD binding domain-containing protein — MILTEFDYVRPVALDEALTLLAGAPGARVLAGGQSLLPDLRSGADRARLLVDVRHLEELRGIARTADGLRIGALTTLAELAAHPLVSAEAPELAAAARANGDPQVRNLGTAGGNLAATGRATDLPVAAIAAGAVVELAGPGGRSTLPAEEVAASGVPGGTVITALLIPPGGRAAAFEKAPDRATRYPLCAAAVRITPDGPRIAVTGATARALRLRGVEERLRGGPYTADTVLAAFRAEPRELFVPGRGTSAEYLGHLAGVLTARALARAQALA, encoded by the coding sequence GTGATCCTCACCGAGTTCGACTACGTACGGCCCGTCGCGCTCGACGAGGCCCTGACCCTGCTCGCCGGCGCCCCGGGCGCCCGGGTCCTGGCCGGCGGCCAGAGCCTGCTTCCCGACCTGCGCTCCGGCGCCGACCGGGCCCGGCTGCTGGTCGACGTACGGCACCTGGAGGAACTCCGGGGCATCGCACGGACCGCCGACGGGCTGCGGATCGGGGCGCTGACCACGCTCGCCGAACTGGCCGCGCACCCACTGGTGTCGGCCGAGGCCCCCGAACTGGCGGCCGCCGCCCGCGCCAACGGCGACCCCCAGGTGCGCAACCTGGGAACCGCCGGCGGGAACCTGGCCGCCACCGGCCGCGCCACCGACCTGCCGGTCGCCGCCATCGCCGCGGGCGCCGTCGTCGAACTCGCCGGCCCCGGCGGCCGCTCCACCCTCCCCGCCGAGGAGGTCGCCGCCTCCGGGGTGCCCGGCGGCACGGTGATCACCGCGCTGCTGATCCCGCCCGGCGGGCGGGCCGCCGCCTTCGAGAAGGCCCCGGACCGCGCCACCCGCTACCCGCTGTGCGCCGCCGCCGTACGGATCACCCCGGACGGCCCGCGGATCGCGGTCACCGGGGCCACCGCCCGCGCCCTGCGCCTGCGCGGCGTCGAGGAACGGCTGCGCGGGGGCCCGTACACCGCGGACACCGTCCTCGCGGCCTTCCGCGCCGAACCCCGGGAGCTGTTCGTCCCGGGACGCGGCACCTCCGCCGAGTACCTCGGCCACCTCGCGGGAGTGCTCACCGCCCGCGCGCTGGCGAGGGCCCAGGCACTCGCCTGA
- a CDS encoding MFS transporter has protein sequence MAEPTETTAGDIVQPTGPPARTTAGPGFRVVGAILVLLMLSSSVPSALYVLYQQRWGLSSGTVTVVFALYAVTVLGGLLLFGSLSDTLGRRPVLGAALVLAIVSMALFAGAQGPGLLLAARAVQGLAVGLATGAMGAALLELTPPARPALGAQVNSAGPTVGIGLGGLGAGLLVQYAPAPTVLSYLLLIGAFAVTLAGVVRMRESAPGAGGPFRVVPHRIRVPAAARGRFAVLVLTIVAVWSVGGFYLSLGPHLALSLLHSTNHLVGGATVALLAGAATGAQLLLGRTEALRTAVLGLCGLLAGLALVLSALGLGSAPLFLVATAVLGCGWGAAFLGSFRALSALADPAHRGELTAAVYVFAYLAMSVPAVLAGMLTDIHGLHRTSVGFMVAVAGVCAPALIVTLRLSARVRAEGSTP, from the coding sequence GTGGCCGAACCGACCGAGACGACCGCGGGGGACATCGTGCAGCCGACCGGCCCGCCCGCCCGAACGACCGCGGGCCCCGGCTTCCGCGTGGTGGGCGCGATCCTCGTCCTGCTGATGCTCTCCTCCTCCGTGCCCTCCGCCCTCTACGTGCTCTACCAGCAGCGGTGGGGCCTGTCCTCCGGCACCGTCACGGTGGTCTTCGCCCTGTACGCCGTCACCGTGCTCGGCGGACTCCTGCTGTTCGGGTCGCTGTCCGACACCCTCGGACGGCGCCCCGTGCTCGGCGCCGCACTGGTCCTGGCGATCGTCTCCATGGCCCTGTTCGCCGGCGCCCAGGGACCGGGGCTGCTGCTCGCCGCCCGCGCCGTGCAGGGCCTGGCCGTGGGCCTGGCCACCGGCGCCATGGGCGCCGCCCTGCTGGAACTCACCCCGCCCGCGCGGCCCGCGCTCGGCGCCCAGGTCAACAGCGCGGGACCGACCGTCGGCATCGGGCTCGGCGGGCTCGGGGCCGGGCTGCTCGTCCAGTACGCGCCCGCCCCGACCGTGCTCAGCTACCTCCTGCTGATCGGCGCGTTCGCCGTCACGCTGGCGGGCGTGGTCCGGATGCGTGAGAGCGCTCCCGGGGCCGGTGGGCCGTTCCGCGTGGTCCCGCACCGGATCCGGGTGCCGGCCGCCGCCCGCGGCCGGTTCGCCGTCCTCGTCCTGACCATCGTGGCCGTCTGGTCGGTCGGCGGTTTCTACCTCTCGCTCGGGCCGCACCTGGCCCTGTCCCTGCTCCACAGCACCAACCACCTCGTCGGCGGCGCCACCGTGGCCCTGCTCGCGGGCGCCGCCACCGGCGCCCAACTGCTCCTCGGCCGCACCGAGGCGCTGCGCACCGCCGTGCTGGGCCTGTGCGGGCTCCTCGCCGGGCTGGCCCTGGTCCTGTCGGCGCTGGGCCTCGGCTCGGCACCGCTCTTCCTCGTCGCCACGGCCGTCCTCGGCTGCGGCTGGGGCGCGGCCTTCCTCGGCTCCTTCCGGGCTCTGAGCGCCCTCGCCGACCCCGCCCACCGGGGCGAACTGACCGCCGCCGTCTACGTCTTCGCGTACCTCGCCATGAGCGTCCCGGCGGTCCTCGCCGGAATGCTGACCGACATCCACGGACTGCACCGCACCTCGGTCGGCTTCATGGTCGCCGTCGCCGGGGTGTGCGCGCCGGCCCTGATCGTCACCCTGCGGTTGTCCGCCCGCGTCAGGGCCGAGGGGAGCACACCGTGA
- a CDS encoding ATP-binding protein, with amino-acid sequence MNTGPRNTAELRSALHALEIFEGLTGEQLDWLVSVSEPRILADGQVLFRDGDEATCFHVLLAGGLVVTKVVDGREEVLTRHSTEEESAAAEEHDGKPTAAHRFTGELPLLTDGSYVATAAASGPATTVVGYPKAVFFEMLTRCHGVAAVLIPVLAWRIKSSEVQARKRATVEALGTLAAGLAHELNNPAAAVARAAQELAPALERLTLTAHAWGAAADGAERAVLDRLAEELDKLPPPETSDPLAQADDEEEIADRAEDAGAERPGLLGSGVSDLGVGWAWLWSRLEGIGEPALPAALDHLAALLEIRSLAAELRAAGPRISQLVSATRDYANLDRAPEQRFAVTEGLENTLVVLRAKLAGITIVRAYDEDLPELTGYPGELNQVWTNLVDNAAEAMEGAGTLTLRAFAEGGCMVVEIVDTGRGIPEDVLPRIFEPFYTTKDVGKGTGLGLHLGYRIVTQRHHGSLTARSRAGETRMVVRLPLATPPAPTAERNHTS; translated from the coding sequence GTGAACACCGGACCGCGGAACACCGCGGAACTGCGATCGGCCCTGCACGCACTGGAGATCTTCGAAGGACTCACCGGGGAGCAGCTCGACTGGCTGGTGTCGGTCTCCGAACCCAGGATCCTCGCCGACGGGCAGGTGCTCTTCCGCGACGGCGACGAGGCCACGTGCTTCCACGTCCTGCTCGCCGGCGGGCTCGTCGTGACCAAGGTGGTCGACGGACGGGAGGAGGTGCTGACCCGGCACTCCACCGAGGAGGAGAGCGCGGCCGCCGAGGAACACGACGGGAAGCCGACCGCCGCGCACCGGTTCACCGGGGAACTACCGCTGCTGACGGACGGCTCGTACGTGGCGACCGCCGCCGCGAGCGGGCCCGCGACCACCGTCGTCGGCTACCCGAAGGCGGTCTTCTTCGAGATGCTGACCCGCTGCCACGGGGTGGCCGCCGTCCTCATCCCCGTGCTGGCCTGGCGGATCAAGTCCTCCGAGGTGCAGGCCCGCAAACGGGCCACGGTGGAGGCGCTCGGCACCCTCGCCGCCGGACTCGCGCACGAACTGAACAACCCGGCCGCCGCCGTGGCCCGGGCCGCGCAGGAGCTGGCCCCCGCCCTGGAACGGCTGACCCTCACCGCCCACGCCTGGGGCGCCGCCGCCGACGGGGCCGAGCGCGCCGTCCTCGACCGGCTCGCCGAGGAACTGGACAAGCTGCCGCCACCGGAGACCAGCGACCCGCTGGCCCAGGCCGACGACGAGGAGGAGATCGCCGACCGGGCCGAGGACGCCGGCGCCGAACGGCCGGGTCTGCTCGGGTCGGGGGTCTCCGACCTCGGGGTGGGGTGGGCCTGGCTGTGGTCACGGCTGGAGGGGATCGGCGAGCCCGCCCTGCCCGCCGCCCTGGACCACCTGGCGGCGTTGCTGGAGATCCGGTCGCTGGCCGCCGAGCTGCGGGCGGCGGGCCCCAGGATCTCCCAACTCGTCTCGGCGACCCGCGATTACGCCAATCTCGACCGGGCCCCCGAGCAGCGCTTCGCGGTGACCGAGGGACTGGAGAACACGCTGGTCGTGCTGCGCGCCAAGCTCGCCGGCATCACCATCGTGCGCGCGTACGACGAGGACCTGCCCGAACTGACGGGCTACCCGGGAGAGTTGAACCAGGTGTGGACCAACCTGGTCGACAACGCCGCCGAGGCCATGGAAGGCGCCGGCACGCTCACGCTGCGCGCCTTCGCCGAGGGCGGCTGCATGGTCGTGGAGATCGTCGACACCGGCCGGGGCATCCCCGAGGACGTCCTGCCGCGGATCTTCGAACCCTTCTACACCACCAAGGACGTGGGCAAGGGCACCGGCCTGGGGCTGCACCTCGGGTACCGGATCGTGACCCAGCGCCACCACGGGTCGCTCACGGCCCGCTCCCGTGCCGGCGAGACCCGGATGGTCGTCCGACTGCCGCTCGCCACCCCGCCGGCGCCAACCGCCGAGCGGAACCACACCAGTTGA
- a CDS encoding nuclear transport factor 2 family protein, giving the protein MPKYDIATLHPVFVRQMEALAALDIEAVMKNYTDDAVLLRFEGASVGIEAVRETFTGYLTVKPTLVELQEYIETEDTIFYRAIMNLDGQPEHAFGTLVVRDGRIWRQTAGFGG; this is encoded by the coding sequence ATGCCCAAGTACGACATCGCCACACTGCACCCGGTCTTCGTCCGCCAGATGGAGGCGCTGGCCGCCCTGGACATCGAAGCGGTGATGAAGAACTACACCGACGACGCGGTCCTGTTGCGCTTCGAGGGGGCCTCGGTGGGCATCGAGGCCGTTCGGGAGACGTTCACCGGCTATCTCACCGTCAAGCCCACCCTGGTCGAGCTCCAGGAGTACATCGAGACCGAGGACACCATCTTCTATCGGGCGATCATGAACCTCGACGGCCAACCAGAGCACGCGTTCGGGACACTCGTGGTCCGTGATGGCCGGATCTGGCGCCAGACCGCCGGATTCGGCGGCTGA
- a CDS encoding TMEM175 family protein codes for MERETARVEAFSDGVFAIVITILVLELKVPGETGSDFWHGVGEQWPHYAAYVVSFLIIGVMWVNHHTIFSHLKRVDRPLLFLNLLVLMVVSVIPYTTTVLAEHLVEEGGSANAAAVLYSSNTVLYALAFLAFWWYVTRVGHLFHERVDKEGARATRMRFGLGAIAYPLTVLLSFYSAPLTLVAHFLIALYYAANQIPIPLVVEEERLETAGDLRK; via the coding sequence ATGGAACGAGAAACCGCGCGGGTCGAGGCATTCAGTGACGGCGTATTCGCCATCGTCATCACGATTCTTGTTCTGGAACTAAAGGTTCCGGGGGAAACCGGAAGCGACTTCTGGCACGGTGTCGGGGAACAATGGCCGCACTACGCCGCATACGTGGTGAGTTTCCTGATCATCGGCGTCATGTGGGTCAACCACCACACGATCTTCAGTCACCTCAAGCGCGTCGACCGACCCTTGCTGTTCCTGAATCTCCTGGTGCTGATGGTGGTGTCGGTGATCCCCTACACCACCACCGTCCTCGCCGAACACCTCGTCGAGGAAGGCGGCTCGGCCAACGCCGCCGCCGTCCTCTACAGCTCCAACACCGTGCTCTACGCCTTGGCCTTCCTGGCCTTCTGGTGGTACGTCACACGGGTCGGCCACCTCTTCCACGAACGCGTGGACAAGGAGGGCGCGCGGGCGACCCGGATGCGGTTCGGCCTCGGCGCGATCGCGTATCCCCTCACGGTGCTCTTGTCGTTCTACTCCGCACCACTCACTCTTGTCGCACACTTCCTGATCGCGCTCTACTACGCGGCGAACCAGATCCCCATCCCGCTCGTGGTGGAGGAAGAGAGGCTCGAAACAGCCGGCGACCTCAGGAAGTAG
- a CDS encoding IS701 family transposase, which yields MARVVLPEDSTKEISDVIDVLISLFFESLPRRDQRNWARVYLNGLVRTTGKKTIRNIAGTGASSVEQSLQQFISKSPWDWTPVRRSLAQHLERTAQRPLAWVVQPMVIEKAGDASVGVGRQFVPQLGRTANCQQAGGIWLASSEASFPVEWTLTLPGPWTSELLRRTRAGIPDTARSLTPAQDAVHAVQRMAATWQLQRRPVVMEVSNAELPYCVDSFALQDIPFVIKVDGSLPVSFGGAGRHKPGPHTAPARELIDSLRSQRRVVEWTRHGRTEGAVTLLTSAAILAGVGDDRPPPVPPPPLLLVGAWTEAALLPSEFWITNIGDRPLAQLFLLAKLTDRVSLDFAETCEPVGIRDFEGRSFRGWHHHATLASVAHAAHLLGCATGRPPEPHTPLPYPGPTRTPGRPPAVLPPRPLIPGQATRREYIR from the coding sequence ATGGCTCGCGTAGTCCTGCCGGAGGATTCCACGAAGGAAATCTCCGATGTGATCGACGTACTGATCTCGCTCTTCTTCGAGTCATTACCCCGGCGGGACCAGCGAAACTGGGCCCGCGTTTATCTGAATGGACTGGTGCGGACCACCGGGAAGAAAACAATCCGTAACATCGCCGGAACAGGGGCCAGTTCCGTCGAACAGAGCCTCCAGCAGTTCATCAGCAAATCGCCGTGGGACTGGACCCCCGTCAGACGGTCCCTCGCACAGCACCTCGAACGGACCGCCCAGCGCCCCCTGGCCTGGGTGGTCCAGCCCATGGTCATCGAGAAGGCCGGCGACGCCTCCGTGGGCGTCGGCCGGCAGTTCGTCCCCCAACTGGGCCGCACCGCCAACTGTCAGCAGGCCGGCGGGATCTGGCTCGCCTCCAGCGAAGCGAGCTTCCCGGTCGAATGGACCCTCACCCTCCCCGGGCCCTGGACCAGCGAACTGCTGCGCCGCACACGGGCCGGCATCCCGGACACCGCACGCTCCCTCACCCCCGCACAGGACGCCGTACACGCCGTCCAGCGCATGGCCGCCACCTGGCAACTCCAACGGCGCCCCGTGGTGATGGAGGTGTCCAACGCCGAACTGCCCTACTGCGTGGACTCCTTCGCCCTCCAGGACATCCCGTTCGTCATCAAGGTCGACGGGTCGCTGCCCGTCTCCTTCGGCGGCGCCGGCCGCCACAAGCCCGGACCGCACACCGCGCCCGCCCGCGAACTCATCGACTCGCTGCGCTCCCAGCGCCGCGTCGTGGAATGGACCCGACACGGCCGCACCGAGGGGGCGGTGACCCTGCTGACCTCCGCCGCCATCCTCGCCGGCGTCGGCGACGACCGGCCGCCGCCGGTCCCCCCGCCCCCGCTGCTGCTCGTCGGGGCCTGGACGGAAGCCGCCCTGCTGCCGTCCGAGTTCTGGATCACCAACATCGGGGACCGGCCCCTCGCCCAGCTCTTCCTGCTCGCCAAGCTCACCGACCGGGTCTCCCTGGACTTCGCCGAGACCTGCGAACCCGTCGGCATCCGCGACTTCGAGGGCCGCTCCTTCCGCGGCTGGCACCACCACGCCACCCTCGCGAGCGTGGCCCACGCCGCACACCTGCTCGGCTGCGCCACCGGCCGGCCCCCCGAACCCCACACCCCCCTGCCCTACCCGGGTCCCACGAGGACCCCCGGCCGGCCCCCCGCTGTCCTGCCGCCGCGCCCGCTCATCCCCGGGCAGGCCACCCGACGCGAGTACATCCGCTGA
- a CDS encoding XdhC family protein: protein MLDIAAELRAWCAERREFALATVVAVSGSAPRGPGASLAVDAAGTALGSLSGGCVESAVHELCLDAVTSGEGGTHRFGYSDDDAFAIGLTCGGVLDVLITPVRGHDPVRPVLHTVLDAAVGGARAALARVVSGPPAQLGRALAVHADGAYEGTLGGAPALDESAARRVRALLLAGRTGTAELGTAGGLCGEPLTLLVESAAERPRLIVYGAVDFAAALARIGAFLGYRVSVCDARPVFTTPARFPDADEVIVDWPHRHLAAEWEAGRLDARTAVCVLTHDAKFDVPLLALALGLPLAYVGAMGSRRTHTERAGRLREEGVTEAALARLRSPIGLDLGGGTPEETALAIAAEFTAVRHGGSLFPLADRRGPVHRRPADGAGTGRPATPAAAGAMAVGP from the coding sequence ATGCTCGACATCGCCGCGGAACTACGCGCGTGGTGTGCCGAACGGCGGGAGTTCGCCCTGGCCACCGTGGTCGCCGTCAGCGGGAGCGCACCGCGCGGACCGGGCGCCTCGCTGGCCGTGGACGCCGCCGGCACCGCCCTCGGCTCCCTCTCCGGCGGCTGCGTGGAATCCGCCGTGCACGAGCTGTGCCTCGACGCCGTCACCTCCGGCGAAGGCGGCACGCACCGCTTCGGCTACAGCGACGACGACGCCTTCGCCATCGGCCTGACCTGCGGCGGAGTCCTGGACGTACTGATCACCCCGGTACGCGGACACGACCCCGTGCGACCCGTCCTCCACACGGTGCTCGACGCCGCCGTCGGCGGGGCGCGAGCCGCGCTCGCCCGGGTGGTGTCCGGGCCGCCCGCACAGCTCGGTCGGGCCCTGGCCGTCCACGCCGACGGTGCGTACGAGGGCACCCTCGGCGGCGCCCCCGCCCTCGACGAGAGCGCCGCGCGGCGGGTCCGGGCCCTCCTGCTGGCCGGCCGGACCGGTACCGCCGAGCTGGGAACGGCCGGCGGGCTGTGCGGGGAGCCGCTGACCCTGCTCGTCGAGTCGGCCGCCGAACGCCCCCGGCTGATCGTCTACGGGGCCGTCGACTTCGCCGCCGCCCTGGCACGGATCGGGGCCTTCCTCGGGTACCGGGTCTCCGTCTGCGACGCCCGGCCCGTCTTCACCACCCCGGCCCGCTTCCCGGACGCCGACGAGGTGATCGTCGACTGGCCGCACCGGCACCTCGCCGCGGAATGGGAGGCCGGGCGCCTGGACGCCCGTACGGCGGTCTGCGTCCTGACTCACGACGCCAAGTTCGACGTCCCGCTGCTCGCCCTTGCCCTCGGGCTGCCCCTGGCCTACGTGGGGGCCATGGGTTCCCGGCGCACCCACACCGAGCGGGCCGGACGACTGCGGGAGGAGGGGGTGACGGAGGCCGCCCTGGCCCGATTGCGCTCACCGATCGGCCTCGACCTCGGCGGGGGCACGCCCGAGGAGACCGCCCTGGCCATCGCCGCCGAGTTCACGGCGGTCCGGCACGGCGGATCACTGTTCCCGCTCGCCGACCGCCGCGGGCCCGTCCACCGGCGCCCGGCCGACGGGGCGGGAACCGGCCGGCCCGCGACCCCCGCCGCGGCGGGGGCGATGGCCGTCGGACCGTAG